A window of Glycine soja cultivar W05 chromosome 2, ASM419377v2, whole genome shotgun sequence genomic DNA:
AGGCAGAACCAGAAATTATCTGGATTTTCGTGCTAAATACACTTTAGTACAGAAGTTGTCTAAGTGCAAGCAGCCCTGATGTCTTTTATCCAATGTTATAGCTAATAAATGCTCCCTTTGAactcaaatataagcaaaaaaattaatttatgttgatCAAGAATgctaattaacttaatttaattttctgaaTATCGTTTAAAAATGAACTTCGATCCATAAACTACCCCTCATGCTAATTGATGGAACTTAAATTTTATGGAAGCTTGTTTCAAATGGGTATGTTCTTCTCCATTTTGAAGGCAATGTAGTTGATATCACGAGAATAAAAAAGGTCACTGAAAATAGAATCTGAATTAAATAAAGggtattttgggaatggtttcaGTATATAGGGTGGAATTAGTtaagatttgtttatatttcaTACCActatacatgattttttttgcttatatttgagtCTAGATGGAGTGCTAGGTTAGTCTCAAAATTTTGGTTCTAGAatagcattttaatttttaagtagtATGTGACTCAACAAAGGCTTAATAAAGTTACTTCAAAAATGGCAGAAATGAAATTTGGAGGAATATAGTTTGGaactaaataattttactttttcttcaaCTTGTGCATATAACAGATATGTAGATTAAATGGTTTACACATTCCAAGTTGCGTCCCATGTTAAGCATAATTATTGAGATGAATATGAGATTGCAATGTTTCTATAGTTTTATGTTTGTATCTTTAAGACATTAAAGTAAATTAATCAAACCATTAAACAGTGCTGTTTTGGCTGATATTTATTTCCCTTTCACCTTATTTTTCCGTAAAAAAAAGGGATATAATGAAAAGAAGTACTATTCTGACAAACTATTATAAACAGTTTTTGTCCTTATTTTCATATGCTCCACAATCCTTCCTCTGCTTGAATTTCTAAGGGGGTGGGGGGAGTATCATCAACCGAAAACActgattttattgtattttttcctttacagttttaaattaattatgtttttctatTTACCCACACTGATTAGGCTTTTCTTGTAACTTGTTTTGGCAGCTTGCTCAATTCGTTTTGAAGAGTGTCTTCCTACATCAGTGGTTATTGTGCTAGAGTACAAAGACAAACTTTTGCAGAACTTTCTAGGCTGCAGGCTTTGGCACCGACTATCAACAATGGACTACCCTGAACAACCCACCTTCATTGTCTTGAGGCCTGAGAAAAGATTCAAGTTAGAAAACCTCCATCCTTCAACTGAATACTTTTGCAAGGCTTCTCTGTTCAGCAGCACAGGGATTTTGGGTGCTGCAGAAGCTACATGGGTGACACCTTGTGAACCAACTAATCCTTCAAAAGTTATTAATTGTGGTGGGAATAGATTTAGATGGTCCCCTCAAAGACCCTCAGGTACAGGAGTGAACATGTGTGCACAGAACCGAATAACTGCTGAAATTCATCCCACAGAATCTGCCAACTCCGAAATGAAGTTATCATCCGGAGAACATCCCGGGAAGAAACACATCATTTTGAACATCAGGAGCAGGTTTGAAGAGTTCCTCTCCAAGCCTCAACCAGTAGAGcctttttcatataaaaatcttGCTGCAGTTTCACCTTCAACACCTTCTAAATCCTATGAAATGAGGCAAATTCCTGGCTTGAATTCTAGGAAGTTCTCGAAGGAGAACGATTACGAGTATTCCGTCAGGGTAGTCAAATGGTTAGAGCATCAAGGGCATATAGATGAAATCTTCAGAGTAAGGTTTCTCACTTGGTTCAGCCTCAAGGCTACTCAGCAGGAGAGAAGGGTGGTTAGTGCTTTTGTTGATGCATTGATTGATGACCCAGCAAGCTTAGCAGACCAGCTCATACACACTTTCAGCGACGAGATATGTTGCGAGCCAAAATCTTAGTGAGGATGAATATGTTCtacattaaaaatttgttttggtCAGAGTCCACCAACTCTATATGGCACTGGAAGCTTGGATAGAAAGTTTGTAATGCTTTGTGGGAGTTATAGGTACTGTCCAGAGATATCAGGTTTTTCAAGTGTTCATTTGTTCTTCATGGAGGAAGTTGTTCAAGGTCTCTATACCATTTAAGTTTCGATTACGTATTGTGCAGACTAATTGCTGGATAGTGGTGCATAATGATTAATTCTTATTTATCATATATCCCTCACCAAAGCACTCTAGCTTAAATTTCTCTTCATATTCTATTGGTTATCATATTCTAATTCTaaaggtttaaattttttttttcttgttggcattttttcctttttttttgtaagttcttttttttttttttaattttagttcttataaatttgtgtttttttaacttTGGTCTTTGTTAGCACAAACTTATGggaactataaataaataaattagaatcttaaaataactaaaattaaaaaaaaatatagacttACAaagactaaagaaaaaaaaacttataagaatcaaaattaaaaaaacactaatttacaaatattaaaattagaaaaatcattttagaaggaccataaattaaaaaacactcACTCTTGCAggaaacaaaaacattaaagccAATTCTAAAATGTAAAAACACTACCCCGGGATAGCCAAAAGTGAGATGACTGTTATTTCAAATATTATCATACAAATTAAATCATTTGTTACACAAatacttaaaataaacaaaattaaggaATCATGATAAATCATagggaaaatttatttttagtctataTTATCAAACGTAGTCCAGGTCTACGTATTTTTATATTGATCAATTTGGTtctcattttaaataatttttaggaaaaaaagaaCTAAAGTTACGTGCTTTTATCTAATATAACCTTTTTTGCAAgttctataaaatttgaagatcAAATTCATCATGAAAATATAGACATTGACTATGATTgactgaaaatataaatactaaaacacttttttcctaaataataaatcaagCTCACCTACATAATCAACGTCAACTTAGAAGCAAAACGGAGACAACATTTTGTAGAATGTTTTACCCCCCAAAAAACCTCCCAAATGGTTTTACACTaagaaaaatgagttttaaagTCTAAAAAAACGCTATCGCACGAAAAGCCTCTGTTTTCATTATTGAAAACCGCTGTTATCTAATCCCATGGCAGCCTGGGCTTTCCAAAATAACTTCTATGATTCTATTCGTCTATATGTCTCTGGCTTGCCTAAATAATATTACTTTGTAATATTAATACAAAAGATTAACAGTGGTTTAAAATGTCAAACGTGCAAATGCGATGTTATAGTCATAGTGTAATTTGAAAAGCACTTCAATAATACCCTAGCGGCCAATTAAATGCTAACTGTGAGTGATTTCACCCCATACCTGTGCTCAACATGTGATTGTAGTTTTTGCAGTTTCTACTTTAAGTCAAATTATGCAAGGACTTTTTATCTGCACTAGTACATTTACAGTGTATTTCAGATagtacaaaattaattagatgTCAACTGATCAAACCGTGCCAAGTAACCCGAACACATCCCTAAAATTTTCTCATGATGTTTGGTGTATCAATACAAACAGTAACACCAAACAGCTGACCCCCTTGGCATTCATCTATGAAATGACTTGTAATTTATTCAGTTTTTTTTCACTGGTTGGAAATTCGTTTCCCTCTGTAACATCATGAAGGGCCCTTCATGAAACGATCAGCTGTCATCATCATACATTTTCTGCATCATTGGCAGCTTCATTGAATGCAGAAGCCAAGTACTCAGCAAGGCTTGGTTCGGAACTGGACTTGACAGAAGCAGCAGATGATCCCTCCCCTTTTGTACTTGATGCTTTTGAAATCCAGGGTTGTGAATTCAGAGGTACACGTGAAGTGTTTAAATATCCATCATTTGCCTTCCATATAATAGGTTCTAAATGCTCCCATGGATCTTCAACCATGGACCTCTTGTAAAATCGGTCTGGACCATGAACTGTGTTTTCGTTGGACCGATGACCATGAAAATTCGGTCCTTGTCCACTACCCCATCCTGAAACAGGGCTTCCCGTGTTGCGCCAGAAACCCCTGCCTCGCCCTTGACCAGGGCTAGGACTGTTCCTGTATCCTGGAGAAGGATTGGGACTGTAACTGGGCATAGGGCAGTTACTGTATCCTGGAGAGGGATTAGGACTGTAACTGGGCCTAGGACTGTTCACGTATCCTGGATAAGGAGGATTAGGACTGTAACTGGGCTGGTGAGCTATGCCCTGGGCAGTGTTATATAATGGACCACCCGATGGTTCAAATCTAGGACTTGGATAAGTACCACCACTTGATGGATGTAACGGAAAGTTATAGTGAGCAGGACCACCAGGTCCACTCCAAACTGGGTTTCTATATGCTGCTGGCGATGCTTGAATGGGATGTGGAGTCATCTGTGGATTTTTTGATTCTGTTATTTTCAGTCAATGAATGAGAATTGTCAGAGGAAAAGGTAAAGGTAAATCTAGATAGTGATCCGAGTACATGAGAGAAATTCCAGGTAATTAATACTAAAGACATAAAGTACAATTACTCATAAAAAGCAATGCTGCCTACCTTTATTCAACcattattgtaataaaaatcAACCAGAGAAACTTCTCATACATTAAGGAGTAGCATGAAGTTTTAGTACTTGAAAGATTGGGATTCAACCAAGTCCTTTAGGCTAAATTGATATGGTTAACATAATCTTTGGAATACTAGACTTCCTTCTTAATCTAGTCAAAATTTAAAAGAGTAGATCATAGTCAATTGATGTAAATAATCTTCTGAGAACTTATTCAATGtaaactaaatatttgaattgaaaaaatatcaGTCCACTTGCTAAAAAGGTGTCAGAGGGGAAGGGGTGTTGAGGGATTGTGAAGTCCTTAGTCTGCATGCATGGATGTAGTATAAGAAATATTCAGCATAAGTCAGGTTTACTATCTTAATGTTACATGAATCTACAAGATTCTGATTGGATAGTTAGTTACAAATCTCAAATTAAAGGATACCAACATCAGGTAAAAAGTAACGGATAGAGATATCAGTACCTGGATGTGGTGATGAATATTGTGCCATAGGAGGACCACCAAATTTTGAAGGAGGGAAATTATCCGGTGCAGCCTGGGTACTGGCATTGTTCCTTTTAGATGAGAAGGCACTCATTGGATCAGTATAATAGTCAAACCTTGGAGCAGCATATGATGTATCCCGTGATGGCATAGTTGAAGGAGCTTCAATCAGGGGATTTGAGAGAAAACCGGGCACCACAGAACCTTCCCTGCCACCAGAAACTTCAGCTTGGTCAGCTTGCACACGCATTTGTTTCAGCCTTTTCTTCCTTTGCTCTGAATCCTCCATAACCTGAGAATCCAAAGAGCAATTACAGCCACAAGTCACTATGGATAATACCCACCACAAATCTGTCACAAATGCATGAACTTAAAACTGCGCTCAAACAGCATGAAAATAGCAAAGCAAAACAAATAGCTTCTCAGAGCTCATGcccttttaatttttcatttatttaatttaacaagAAACTTACGAAAAACTGCTAATTTTGTAGATAAATAGTAATATTCTAATTCCCAGATTATTATTTAATGCGCCCTTTACTTATTTCAGAAAATGCCAAAGACAACACCTGACAAAATTTGAACCTTTTCACTCCAAACACTGGATATGAAATAACATGATAGCTTAACAAACACATTCAAGACTACCAGCAAAAACTACAAACTTGAACCTTCCAAACATTCATAGATAGTGCAAATTGCAATAAGAAAAACCAAATTAACAACCAAtcaagattaaaattacaatcAAAGCTTCAATTCAAGTTCAGTAGAACTAAGAAATCACCTTGCCAGAACCTAAAGAACTGGGTCACACTGACTATGAGAAGAGAGAGTCTTAATATCAGGGAAAATCAaagagaggaagagaaaaggaaagagtcCTGCAACCTCAAACTGGATTTTATGGCATGTAAAATCCTATTATGAACATTTAACTCCAAGTatcaaatgattttattattaatagaaaAGAGATCCAACTGATCTCATAGAATACAAGAAGATGTCTtgtaagaacaataaaaaaaaaaggttgaagAGAATTACAGGTATACTTGTTGCCAAACTCTCCTCTTACTCAATATCAGATTTCTCAATTTTGCATAGTTCTATAACCTTTTAAGCCTGTCTCACTCCAGTCTCCAATCTCCAACTTCAAATAATCACATCTAACAATCAACTCCTTAAATCTGCAAATCAACACAACAGATTCATAATGTCATTCTtcagcaaaataaatt
This region includes:
- the LOC114395509 gene encoding protein SICKLE-like, which translates into the protein MEDSEQRKKRLKQMRVQADQAEVSGGREGSVVPGFLSNPLIEAPSTMPSRDTSYAAPRFDYYTDPMSAFSSKRNNASTQAAPDNFPPSKFGGPPMAQYSSPHPESKNPQMTPHPIQASPAAYRNPVWSGPGGPAHYNFPLHPSSGGTYPSPRFEPSGGPLYNTAQGIAHQPSYSPNPPYPGYVNSPRPSYSPNPSPGYSNCPMPSYSPNPSPGYRNSPSPGQGRGRGFWRNTGSPVSGWGSGQGPNFHGHRSNENTVHGPDRFYKRSMVEDPWEHLEPIIWKANDGYLNTSRVPLNSQPWISKASSTKGEGSSAASVKSSSEPSLAEYLASAFNEAANDAENV